The proteins below are encoded in one region of Telopea speciosissima isolate NSW1024214 ecotype Mountain lineage chromosome 10, Tspe_v1, whole genome shotgun sequence:
- the LOC122643412 gene encoding protein UNUSUAL FLORAL ORGANS produces the protein MDTFTISSISTTTNVITTSSTSSSSSASFSISWMDSKIWRKLPQRLLDRIIAFLPPPAFFRARCVCKRWYGLLFSTTFLEIYLQISPRRPWFLFFKKQKSSTFKSNIYSSTSCHNHIYSHEAYLFDPHEVTWYRLPFESVPAGFSPAAASGGLICLVNEDAGPKTLILYNPVLRSITQLPPTQRPRLFPSIGITVSHALINVVVAGDDLISPFAVKNLSSESFHVDGAGFFSLWGTTCPLPRLCSLESGGMVFVNGRFYCMNYSPFSVLAYDVAGNEWWKIQAPMKRFLRSPSLVECKGRVVLVAAVEKSKLNVPRSLRLWSLQGCGRNWVEFERMPQQLYGRFMEIEGGRGFDCAGHGNFVVFTIHGSDQVLLYDFYTKAWQWIPQCPFVEGGGGGSSGGGGGLQCFAYEPLLATPAIGLLEQPSMPF, from the exons ATGGATACCTTTACCATATCCTCCATTTCTACTACTACCAATGTGATTACTACTTCTtctacatcatcatcatcatcagcttctttttctatttcttggatGGATAGTAAGATATGGAGAAAGCTCCCTCAAAGACTACTTGATAGAATCATTGCCTTTCTCCCTCCTCCAGCTTTCTTTAGAGCTAGATGTGTCTGCAAGAGATGGTATggtcttctcttctcaactACCTTTCTAGAAATATACTTACAGATATCTCCAAGGAGACCATGGTTCCTCTTCTTTAAGAAACAGAAGAGCTCAACCTTCAAGTCCAACATCTATAGTAGTACCAGCTGTCACAATCACATTTATAGTCATGAAGCCTACTTGTTTGATCCTCATGAAGTTACATGGTATCGCCTACCCTTCGAATCAGTGCCGGCCGGTTTCTCACCGGCGGCAGCTTCCGGCGGGTTGATCTGTTTAGTCAACGAGGATGCcggcccaaaaaccctaatcctttACAACCCAGTTTTAAGATCAATTACACAATTGCCACCAACTCAGCGACCAAGGCTCTTCCCTTCGATTGGAATCACCGTGAGTCACGCTTTAATCAACGTTGTTGTCGCTGGTGATGACCTCATCTCACCATTCGCAGTAAAAAACCTATCATCTGAAAGCTTCCACGTGGACGGTGCAGGATTCTTCTCATTGTGGGGTACCACATGTCCACTCCCTAGGCTATGCAGTCTTGAATCTGGAGGGATGGTGTTTGTTAATGGACGATTCTATTGCATGAATTATAGTCCCTTTAGCGTGTTAGCGTATGACGTGGCAGGGAATGAGTGGTGGAAG ATTCAGGCGCCGATGAAGAGATTCCTGAGGTCACCGAGCTTGGTAGAGTGTAAGGGTAGAGTGGTTCTTGTGGCGGCGGTGGAGAAGAGTAAGCTGAACGTTCCGAGGAGTTTGAGGTTGTGGAGCTTGCAGGGTTGTGGGAGGAATTGGGTGGAGTTTGAGAGAATGCCTCAGCAGCTTTATGGGAGGTTCATGGAGATAGAAGGTGGGAGAGGGTTTGATTGTGCAGGTCATGGAAACTTTGTTGTTTTTACAATTCATGGGTCTGATCAGGTATTGCTTTATGATTTCTACACCAAGGCTTGGCAGTGGATCCCGCAATGCCCCTTCGTGGAAGGAGGCGGCGGCggcagcagtggtggtggtggtggattgCAATGTTTTGCTTACGAGCCTCTGCTTGCTACTCCGGCTATTGGTCTTCTTGAACAGCCGTCAATGCCATTTTAG